Proteins encoded within one genomic window of Sebastes fasciatus isolate fSebFas1 chromosome 18, fSebFas1.pri, whole genome shotgun sequence:
- the LOC141756329 gene encoding tumor necrosis factor alpha-induced protein 2-like isoform X6 has protein sequence MEAGGVKENQEGERRRLPKLKSPAKLWKNRKQRKHTDTADPQRTSERTPSAGGVKENQEGERRRLPKLKNPAKFWKNRKQRPHINNAADELDCEEVPEQQQEEEKGQLEEESSRLIIREEQLFSQDSRSEEEEDQLQKDFEALNLQMWMAVHSTFNTSTTSSSSSSEHLKVLRSAVASIQQQEEQDQHWAGCPEERVPVWRPQKCLSTHNTLLQNMVVSRLTKAAEEDCGEANRLSSPLKKEVCRMGKRVKEDLLTVVRTVQDCYPPQMDILNVYSGLFHQSFSARLTELAASELEIDDCSYLLFWINQYYPDDILNHAELKGKVKTACLGSLLLQDHLNRLEDQFLTHKEENVKLWLNTALTKEEESWLSGQKPELIDQYYFSPLAIDVIQLMNKPLTEFSCAITDQGKAHRITAHLESFFCSYKKCLEEFVKGNHNNAGSVIKAHLVCEQQFRDYITSETGSLSEQQRRRCLETLSALKDCGYRYFTCPIQIQLKVYFTQLWTSVWLDGSHPVVDSLLDYLNEQLTDLTDLKPACRQSLLCVLHQNLALQYVKRTMKTRARSSEQQVGGAQRMTEDARTINDFFNERGCSESLWLGEMLCSVAEVLRLQDPGSVQLEVVNLARTFPDLSDAHVSALLSLKTGLSAADVRSIRRSVEENRLLDVTTNKSPPFFSKVKVKWINSKINRMGL, from the exons ATGGAAG CAGGAGGCGTTAAGGAGAAccaagaaggagagaggaggaggctgccCAAACTGAAGAGCCCTGCTAAGCTCTGGAAGAACCGCAAACAGCGGAAGCACACCGACACTGCAGATCCTCAAAGAACCTCAGAAAGAACACCCTCAG CAGGAGGCGTTAAGGAGAAccaagaaggagagaggaggaggctgccCAAACTGAAGAACCCTGCTAAGTTCTGGAAGAACCGCAAACAGCGGCCCCACATCAACAATGCAG CAGATGAGTTGGACTGTGAGGAGGTtcctgagcagcagcaggaggaggagaaggggcagttggaggaggagagcagtaGGCTCATCATCAGGGAGGAGCAGCTGTTCAGTCAAGACTCCcgcagtgaggaggaggaggaccagcTGCAGAAAGACTTTGAGGCTCTGAACCTGCAGATGTGGATGGCCGTCCACAGCACCTTcaacacctccaccacctcctcctcctcctcctcggagCACCTAAAGGTCCTGAGGAGTGCTGTGGCCTCtatccagcagcaggaggagcaggaccAGCACTGGGCAGGCTGTCCGGAGGAGAGAGTCCCGGTGTGGCGTCCTCAGAAGTGTCTCAGCACTCACAACACTCTGCTGCAGAATATGGTGGTGTCCAGACTGACGAAGGCTGCTGAGGAAGACTGCGGTGAAGCCAACAGACTGTCGTCTCCTCTGAAGAAAGAG GTGTGTCGTATGGGGAAGCGTGTGAAGGAGGACCTGCTGACGGTGGTGAGGACGGTGCAGGACTGCTACCCTCCACAGATGGACATCCTGAATGTGTATTCTGGACTCTTCCATCAGAGCTTCTCTGCTCGGCTGACTGAACTCGCTGCTTCTGAACTGGAAATAGACGACTGCAGCTACCTGCTGTTCTGGATCAACCAATACTATCCAGA TGATATATTAAACCATGCAGAACTGAAGGGAAAGGTAAAGACGGCCTGTCTGggttctctgctgctgcaggaccATCTGAACCGACTGGAGGACCAGTTCCTGACCCACAAAGAG GAAAACGTGAAGTTGTGGCTGAACACAGCTCTGACAAAAGAAGAGGAGAGCTGGCTGAGCGGCCAGAAACCTGAACTCATCGACCAGTACTACTTCAGTCCACTGGCTATAGATGTCATACAG TTGATGAACAAACCTCTGACTGAGTTCAGTTGTGCCATCACAGACCAGGGGAAAGCTCACAGGATCACAGCTCACCTGGAAAGTTTCTTCTGCAG ctATAAAAAGTGCCTGGAGGAGTTTGTGAAGGGAAACCACAACAACGCTGGCTCAGTGATAAAAGCTCACCTGGTCTGTGAGCAGCAGTTCAG GGATTACATCACAAGTGAAACAGGAAGTCTGTCGGAGCAGCAGAGACGTCGCTGTCTGGAAACTCTGTCGGCCCTGAAGGATTGTGGGTACAGGTATTTCACCTGTCCCATTCAAATCCAGCTGAAG gtgtaTTTCACTCAGCTGTGGACGTCGGTCTGGTTGGACGGGTCACATCCTGTCGTCGACTCTCTGCTGGACTATCTGAACGAACAGCTGACCGACCTGACTGACCTGAAACCAGCCTGCAGACAG tcccTGCTGTGTGTCCTCCATCAGAACCTGGCTCTTCAGTATGTGAAGAGGACGATGAAGACCAGGGCGCggagctcagagcagcaggtggGCGGAGCTCAGAGGATGACCGAAGACGCCCGAACGATCAATGACTTCTTCAACGAGAGG GGCTGCAGTGAGTCCCTGTGGCTCGGTGAGATGCTCTGCAGCGTTGCTGAGGTTCTACGTCTGCAGGATCCTGGAAGTGTTCAACTGGAGGTCGTCAATCTGGCCAGAACGTTCCCCGACCTCAG TGACGCTCATGTGTCGGCACTGCTGTCTCTCAAAACCGGCCTATCGGCTGCTGACGTTCGCTCCATCAGGCGCAGCGTGGAGGAGAATCGCCTCCTCGATGTCACCACCAATAAGAGCCCTCCATTCTTctccaaggtcaaggtcaaATGGATCAATAGTAAGATCAATCGGATGGGGCTGTAG
- the LOC141756329 gene encoding tumor necrosis factor alpha-induced protein 2-like isoform X3: MEAGGVKENQEGERRRLPKLKSPAKLWKNRKQRKHTDTADPQRTSERTPSAGGVKENQEGERRRLPKLKNPAKFWKNRKQRPHINNADELDCEEVPEQQQEEEKGQLEEESSRLIIREEQLFSQDSRSEEEEDQLQKDFEALNLQMWMAVHSTFNTSTTSSSSSSEHLKVLRSAVASIQQQEEQDQHWAGCPEERVPVWRPQKCLSTHNTLLQNMVVSRLTKAAEEDCGEANRLSSPLKKEVCRMGKRVKEDLLTVVRTVQDCYPPQMDILNVYSGLFHQSFSARLTELAASELEIDDCSYLLFWINQYYPDDILNHAELKGKVKTACLGSLLLQDHLNRLEDQFLTHKEENVKLWLNTALTKEEESWLSGQKPELIDQYYFSPLAIDVIQLMNKPLTEFSCAITDQGKAHRITAHLESFFCSYKKCLEEFVKGNHNNAGSVIKAHLVCEQQFRDYITSETGSLSEQQRRRCLETLSALKDCGYRYFTCPIQIQLKVYFTQLWTSVWLDGSHPVVDSLLDYLNEQLTDLTDLKPACRQSLLCVLHQNLALQYVKRTMKTRARSSEQQVGGAQRMTEDARTINDFFNERGCSESLWLGEMLCSVAEVLRLQDPGSVQLEVVNLARTFPDLSDAHVSALLSLKTGLSAADVRSIRRSVEENRLLDVTTNKSPPFFSKVKVKWINKFHFHIVRWPPAAGHQSTAQQSAGHQLAAQQSAATSLLNNSPLPTGPLPTSLLPNSPLFRSFSVISAAPKQNQPKNQLAVS, encoded by the exons ATGGAAG CAGGAGGCGTTAAGGAGAAccaagaaggagagaggaggaggctgccCAAACTGAAGAGCCCTGCTAAGCTCTGGAAGAACCGCAAACAGCGGAAGCACACCGACACTGCAGATCCTCAAAGAACCTCAGAAAGAACACCCTCAG CAGGAGGCGTTAAGGAGAAccaagaaggagagaggaggaggctgccCAAACTGAAGAACCCTGCTAAGTTCTGGAAGAACCGCAAACAGCGGCCCCACATCAACAATGCAG ATGAGTTGGACTGTGAGGAGGTtcctgagcagcagcaggaggaggagaaggggcagttggaggaggagagcagtaGGCTCATCATCAGGGAGGAGCAGCTGTTCAGTCAAGACTCCcgcagtgaggaggaggaggaccagcTGCAGAAAGACTTTGAGGCTCTGAACCTGCAGATGTGGATGGCCGTCCACAGCACCTTcaacacctccaccacctcctcctcctcctcctcggagCACCTAAAGGTCCTGAGGAGTGCTGTGGCCTCtatccagcagcaggaggagcaggaccAGCACTGGGCAGGCTGTCCGGAGGAGAGAGTCCCGGTGTGGCGTCCTCAGAAGTGTCTCAGCACTCACAACACTCTGCTGCAGAATATGGTGGTGTCCAGACTGACGAAGGCTGCTGAGGAAGACTGCGGTGAAGCCAACAGACTGTCGTCTCCTCTGAAGAAAGAG GTGTGTCGTATGGGGAAGCGTGTGAAGGAGGACCTGCTGACGGTGGTGAGGACGGTGCAGGACTGCTACCCTCCACAGATGGACATCCTGAATGTGTATTCTGGACTCTTCCATCAGAGCTTCTCTGCTCGGCTGACTGAACTCGCTGCTTCTGAACTGGAAATAGACGACTGCAGCTACCTGCTGTTCTGGATCAACCAATACTATCCAGA TGATATATTAAACCATGCAGAACTGAAGGGAAAGGTAAAGACGGCCTGTCTGggttctctgctgctgcaggaccATCTGAACCGACTGGAGGACCAGTTCCTGACCCACAAAGAG GAAAACGTGAAGTTGTGGCTGAACACAGCTCTGACAAAAGAAGAGGAGAGCTGGCTGAGCGGCCAGAAACCTGAACTCATCGACCAGTACTACTTCAGTCCACTGGCTATAGATGTCATACAG TTGATGAACAAACCTCTGACTGAGTTCAGTTGTGCCATCACAGACCAGGGGAAAGCTCACAGGATCACAGCTCACCTGGAAAGTTTCTTCTGCAG ctATAAAAAGTGCCTGGAGGAGTTTGTGAAGGGAAACCACAACAACGCTGGCTCAGTGATAAAAGCTCACCTGGTCTGTGAGCAGCAGTTCAG GGATTACATCACAAGTGAAACAGGAAGTCTGTCGGAGCAGCAGAGACGTCGCTGTCTGGAAACTCTGTCGGCCCTGAAGGATTGTGGGTACAGGTATTTCACCTGTCCCATTCAAATCCAGCTGAAG gtgtaTTTCACTCAGCTGTGGACGTCGGTCTGGTTGGACGGGTCACATCCTGTCGTCGACTCTCTGCTGGACTATCTGAACGAACAGCTGACCGACCTGACTGACCTGAAACCAGCCTGCAGACAG tcccTGCTGTGTGTCCTCCATCAGAACCTGGCTCTTCAGTATGTGAAGAGGACGATGAAGACCAGGGCGCggagctcagagcagcaggtggGCGGAGCTCAGAGGATGACCGAAGACGCCCGAACGATCAATGACTTCTTCAACGAGAGG GGCTGCAGTGAGTCCCTGTGGCTCGGTGAGATGCTCTGCAGCGTTGCTGAGGTTCTACGTCTGCAGGATCCTGGAAGTGTTCAACTGGAGGTCGTCAATCTGGCCAGAACGTTCCCCGACCTCAG TGACGCTCATGTGTCGGCACTGCTGTCTCTCAAAACCGGCCTATCGGCTGCTGACGTTCGCTCCATCAGGCGCAGCGTGGAGGAGAATCGCCTCCTCGATGTCACCACCAATAAGAGCCCTCCATTCTTctccaaggtcaaggtcaaATGGATCAATA AGTTTCACTTCCACATAGTCCGCTGGCCACCAGCCGCTGGCCACCAGTCCACTGCCCAACAGTCCGCTGGCCACCAGCTCGCTGCCCAACAGTCCGCTGCCACCAGCCTGCTGAACAACAGTCCACTGCCCACCGGCCCGCTGCCCACCAGCCTCCTGCCCAACAGTCCGCTATTTCGATCATTTTCTGTAATCAGTGCAGCACCAAAACAGAACCAGCCCAAGAACCAGCTAGCtgtcagctag
- the LOC141756329 gene encoding tumor necrosis factor alpha-induced protein 2-like isoform X1 translates to MEAGGVKENQEGERRRLPKLKSPAKLWKNRKQRKHTDTADPQRTSERTPSAGGVKENQEGERRRLPKLKNPAKFWKNRKQRPHINNAADELDCEEVPEQQQEEEKGQLEEESSRLIIREEQLFSQDSRSEEEEDQLQKDFEALNLQMWMAVHSTFNTSTTSSSSSSEHLKVLRSAVASIQQQEEQDQHWAGCPEERVPVWRPQKCLSTHNTLLQNMVVSRLTKAAEEDCGEANRLSSPLKKEVCRMGKRVKEDLLTVVRTVQDCYPPQMDILNVYSGLFHQSFSARLTELAASELEIDDCSYLLFWINQYYPDDILNHAELKGKVKTACLGSLLLQDHLNRLEDQFLTHKEENVKLWLNTALTKEEESWLSGQKPELIDQYYFSPLAIDVIQLMNKPLTEFSCAITDQGKAHRITAHLESFFCSYKKCLEEFVKGNHNNAGSVIKAHLVCEQQFRDYITSETGSLSEQQRRRCLETLSALKDCGYRYFTCPIQIQLKVYFTQLWTSVWLDGSHPVVDSLLDYLNEQLTDLTDLKPACRQSLLCVLHQNLALQYVKRTMKTRARSSEQQVGGAQRMTEDARTINDFFNERGCSESLWLGEMLCSVAEVLRLQDPGSVQLEVVNLARTFPDLSDAHVSALLSLKTGLSAADVRSIRRSVEENRLLDVTTNKSPPFFSKVKVKWINKFHFHIVRWPPAAGHQSTAQQSAGHQLAAQQSAATSLLNNSPLPTGPLPTSLLPNSPLFRSFSVISAAPKQNQPKNQLAVS, encoded by the exons ATGGAAG CAGGAGGCGTTAAGGAGAAccaagaaggagagaggaggaggctgccCAAACTGAAGAGCCCTGCTAAGCTCTGGAAGAACCGCAAACAGCGGAAGCACACCGACACTGCAGATCCTCAAAGAACCTCAGAAAGAACACCCTCAG CAGGAGGCGTTAAGGAGAAccaagaaggagagaggaggaggctgccCAAACTGAAGAACCCTGCTAAGTTCTGGAAGAACCGCAAACAGCGGCCCCACATCAACAATGCAG CAGATGAGTTGGACTGTGAGGAGGTtcctgagcagcagcaggaggaggagaaggggcagttggaggaggagagcagtaGGCTCATCATCAGGGAGGAGCAGCTGTTCAGTCAAGACTCCcgcagtgaggaggaggaggaccagcTGCAGAAAGACTTTGAGGCTCTGAACCTGCAGATGTGGATGGCCGTCCACAGCACCTTcaacacctccaccacctcctcctcctcctcctcggagCACCTAAAGGTCCTGAGGAGTGCTGTGGCCTCtatccagcagcaggaggagcaggaccAGCACTGGGCAGGCTGTCCGGAGGAGAGAGTCCCGGTGTGGCGTCCTCAGAAGTGTCTCAGCACTCACAACACTCTGCTGCAGAATATGGTGGTGTCCAGACTGACGAAGGCTGCTGAGGAAGACTGCGGTGAAGCCAACAGACTGTCGTCTCCTCTGAAGAAAGAG GTGTGTCGTATGGGGAAGCGTGTGAAGGAGGACCTGCTGACGGTGGTGAGGACGGTGCAGGACTGCTACCCTCCACAGATGGACATCCTGAATGTGTATTCTGGACTCTTCCATCAGAGCTTCTCTGCTCGGCTGACTGAACTCGCTGCTTCTGAACTGGAAATAGACGACTGCAGCTACCTGCTGTTCTGGATCAACCAATACTATCCAGA TGATATATTAAACCATGCAGAACTGAAGGGAAAGGTAAAGACGGCCTGTCTGggttctctgctgctgcaggaccATCTGAACCGACTGGAGGACCAGTTCCTGACCCACAAAGAG GAAAACGTGAAGTTGTGGCTGAACACAGCTCTGACAAAAGAAGAGGAGAGCTGGCTGAGCGGCCAGAAACCTGAACTCATCGACCAGTACTACTTCAGTCCACTGGCTATAGATGTCATACAG TTGATGAACAAACCTCTGACTGAGTTCAGTTGTGCCATCACAGACCAGGGGAAAGCTCACAGGATCACAGCTCACCTGGAAAGTTTCTTCTGCAG ctATAAAAAGTGCCTGGAGGAGTTTGTGAAGGGAAACCACAACAACGCTGGCTCAGTGATAAAAGCTCACCTGGTCTGTGAGCAGCAGTTCAG GGATTACATCACAAGTGAAACAGGAAGTCTGTCGGAGCAGCAGAGACGTCGCTGTCTGGAAACTCTGTCGGCCCTGAAGGATTGTGGGTACAGGTATTTCACCTGTCCCATTCAAATCCAGCTGAAG gtgtaTTTCACTCAGCTGTGGACGTCGGTCTGGTTGGACGGGTCACATCCTGTCGTCGACTCTCTGCTGGACTATCTGAACGAACAGCTGACCGACCTGACTGACCTGAAACCAGCCTGCAGACAG tcccTGCTGTGTGTCCTCCATCAGAACCTGGCTCTTCAGTATGTGAAGAGGACGATGAAGACCAGGGCGCggagctcagagcagcaggtggGCGGAGCTCAGAGGATGACCGAAGACGCCCGAACGATCAATGACTTCTTCAACGAGAGG GGCTGCAGTGAGTCCCTGTGGCTCGGTGAGATGCTCTGCAGCGTTGCTGAGGTTCTACGTCTGCAGGATCCTGGAAGTGTTCAACTGGAGGTCGTCAATCTGGCCAGAACGTTCCCCGACCTCAG TGACGCTCATGTGTCGGCACTGCTGTCTCTCAAAACCGGCCTATCGGCTGCTGACGTTCGCTCCATCAGGCGCAGCGTGGAGGAGAATCGCCTCCTCGATGTCACCACCAATAAGAGCCCTCCATTCTTctccaaggtcaaggtcaaATGGATCAATA AGTTTCACTTCCACATAGTCCGCTGGCCACCAGCCGCTGGCCACCAGTCCACTGCCCAACAGTCCGCTGGCCACCAGCTCGCTGCCCAACAGTCCGCTGCCACCAGCCTGCTGAACAACAGTCCACTGCCCACCGGCCCGCTGCCCACCAGCCTCCTGCCCAACAGTCCGCTATTTCGATCATTTTCTGTAATCAGTGCAGCACCAAAACAGAACCAGCCCAAGAACCAGCTAGCtgtcagctag
- the LOC141756329 gene encoding tumor necrosis factor alpha-induced protein 2-like isoform X2 encodes MEAGGVKENQEGERRRLPKLKSPAKLWKNRKQRKHTDTADPQRTSERTPSGGVKENQEGERRRLPKLKNPAKFWKNRKQRPHINNAADELDCEEVPEQQQEEEKGQLEEESSRLIIREEQLFSQDSRSEEEEDQLQKDFEALNLQMWMAVHSTFNTSTTSSSSSSEHLKVLRSAVASIQQQEEQDQHWAGCPEERVPVWRPQKCLSTHNTLLQNMVVSRLTKAAEEDCGEANRLSSPLKKEVCRMGKRVKEDLLTVVRTVQDCYPPQMDILNVYSGLFHQSFSARLTELAASELEIDDCSYLLFWINQYYPDDILNHAELKGKVKTACLGSLLLQDHLNRLEDQFLTHKEENVKLWLNTALTKEEESWLSGQKPELIDQYYFSPLAIDVIQLMNKPLTEFSCAITDQGKAHRITAHLESFFCSYKKCLEEFVKGNHNNAGSVIKAHLVCEQQFRDYITSETGSLSEQQRRRCLETLSALKDCGYRYFTCPIQIQLKVYFTQLWTSVWLDGSHPVVDSLLDYLNEQLTDLTDLKPACRQSLLCVLHQNLALQYVKRTMKTRARSSEQQVGGAQRMTEDARTINDFFNERGCSESLWLGEMLCSVAEVLRLQDPGSVQLEVVNLARTFPDLSDAHVSALLSLKTGLSAADVRSIRRSVEENRLLDVTTNKSPPFFSKVKVKWINKFHFHIVRWPPAAGHQSTAQQSAGHQLAAQQSAATSLLNNSPLPTGPLPTSLLPNSPLFRSFSVISAAPKQNQPKNQLAVS; translated from the exons ATGGAAG CAGGAGGCGTTAAGGAGAAccaagaaggagagaggaggaggctgccCAAACTGAAGAGCCCTGCTAAGCTCTGGAAGAACCGCAAACAGCGGAAGCACACCGACACTGCAGATCCTCAAAGAACCTCAGAAAGAACACCCTCAG GAGGCGTTAAGGAGAAccaagaaggagagaggaggaggctgccCAAACTGAAGAACCCTGCTAAGTTCTGGAAGAACCGCAAACAGCGGCCCCACATCAACAATGCAG CAGATGAGTTGGACTGTGAGGAGGTtcctgagcagcagcaggaggaggagaaggggcagttggaggaggagagcagtaGGCTCATCATCAGGGAGGAGCAGCTGTTCAGTCAAGACTCCcgcagtgaggaggaggaggaccagcTGCAGAAAGACTTTGAGGCTCTGAACCTGCAGATGTGGATGGCCGTCCACAGCACCTTcaacacctccaccacctcctcctcctcctcctcggagCACCTAAAGGTCCTGAGGAGTGCTGTGGCCTCtatccagcagcaggaggagcaggaccAGCACTGGGCAGGCTGTCCGGAGGAGAGAGTCCCGGTGTGGCGTCCTCAGAAGTGTCTCAGCACTCACAACACTCTGCTGCAGAATATGGTGGTGTCCAGACTGACGAAGGCTGCTGAGGAAGACTGCGGTGAAGCCAACAGACTGTCGTCTCCTCTGAAGAAAGAG GTGTGTCGTATGGGGAAGCGTGTGAAGGAGGACCTGCTGACGGTGGTGAGGACGGTGCAGGACTGCTACCCTCCACAGATGGACATCCTGAATGTGTATTCTGGACTCTTCCATCAGAGCTTCTCTGCTCGGCTGACTGAACTCGCTGCTTCTGAACTGGAAATAGACGACTGCAGCTACCTGCTGTTCTGGATCAACCAATACTATCCAGA TGATATATTAAACCATGCAGAACTGAAGGGAAAGGTAAAGACGGCCTGTCTGggttctctgctgctgcaggaccATCTGAACCGACTGGAGGACCAGTTCCTGACCCACAAAGAG GAAAACGTGAAGTTGTGGCTGAACACAGCTCTGACAAAAGAAGAGGAGAGCTGGCTGAGCGGCCAGAAACCTGAACTCATCGACCAGTACTACTTCAGTCCACTGGCTATAGATGTCATACAG TTGATGAACAAACCTCTGACTGAGTTCAGTTGTGCCATCACAGACCAGGGGAAAGCTCACAGGATCACAGCTCACCTGGAAAGTTTCTTCTGCAG ctATAAAAAGTGCCTGGAGGAGTTTGTGAAGGGAAACCACAACAACGCTGGCTCAGTGATAAAAGCTCACCTGGTCTGTGAGCAGCAGTTCAG GGATTACATCACAAGTGAAACAGGAAGTCTGTCGGAGCAGCAGAGACGTCGCTGTCTGGAAACTCTGTCGGCCCTGAAGGATTGTGGGTACAGGTATTTCACCTGTCCCATTCAAATCCAGCTGAAG gtgtaTTTCACTCAGCTGTGGACGTCGGTCTGGTTGGACGGGTCACATCCTGTCGTCGACTCTCTGCTGGACTATCTGAACGAACAGCTGACCGACCTGACTGACCTGAAACCAGCCTGCAGACAG tcccTGCTGTGTGTCCTCCATCAGAACCTGGCTCTTCAGTATGTGAAGAGGACGATGAAGACCAGGGCGCggagctcagagcagcaggtggGCGGAGCTCAGAGGATGACCGAAGACGCCCGAACGATCAATGACTTCTTCAACGAGAGG GGCTGCAGTGAGTCCCTGTGGCTCGGTGAGATGCTCTGCAGCGTTGCTGAGGTTCTACGTCTGCAGGATCCTGGAAGTGTTCAACTGGAGGTCGTCAATCTGGCCAGAACGTTCCCCGACCTCAG TGACGCTCATGTGTCGGCACTGCTGTCTCTCAAAACCGGCCTATCGGCTGCTGACGTTCGCTCCATCAGGCGCAGCGTGGAGGAGAATCGCCTCCTCGATGTCACCACCAATAAGAGCCCTCCATTCTTctccaaggtcaaggtcaaATGGATCAATA AGTTTCACTTCCACATAGTCCGCTGGCCACCAGCCGCTGGCCACCAGTCCACTGCCCAACAGTCCGCTGGCCACCAGCTCGCTGCCCAACAGTCCGCTGCCACCAGCCTGCTGAACAACAGTCCACTGCCCACCGGCCCGCTGCCCACCAGCCTCCTGCCCAACAGTCCGCTATTTCGATCATTTTCTGTAATCAGTGCAGCACCAAAACAGAACCAGCCCAAGAACCAGCTAGCtgtcagctag